TTCCTTTTTCGTCTTTCAACATTACATTTCCACCATCTATAGAAGCTGTTAAAGAACCTCCTTGAACAGTTTTTACTGTAAAAGTTCCATTATTTGCTTTAATTGCTTTTACAACTGCTGCTGCATCAAACTTTCCAGCAACAACGTGATACGTTAAAATGCTTGTTAAAGTTGCTTTATTTTCTGGCTTTAATAATGTTGCAATAGTTCCTTCTGGTAATTTAGCAAAAGCATCGTTTGTTGGTGCAAACACAGTAAATGGTCCATCTGAACTTAACGTTGCTACTAAATCTGCTGCCTTTACTGCTGCTACTAATGTTGTAAAACTGTCATTCCCAGCTGCTACTCCAACAATATTTGGTGTTTGTGTTGTTTCAACTGGATCAGTAACATTTCTTGTGTTTAAAATTGTTGCTGATGACAATGTAAAAAGAGCAATAAATGCCAAAGCGATTAATCCGTTTTTTGTTTTCATGATATATTTTGTTTTTAGTTAATAATTAATATGTTACAAATGTATATCACAAACGGAGTTCTAAAATCATATTTTTGTTTAAAGTTTAGTTAAATTTATTAAACAAACATGTTTTTAATAAAAAAAACATCCTTGAAAGAGAAAAATTCAACAAAGAGACGCTATTGATGTAAAAAAAGAAATTTAGTAATAATGAAGTTAGTAACTTTTAAATTTAAGACCAAACGTTAAAAATTGATCTTGTTGTACTTGGTTTTCGATAACAATACTTTCGAACGTGTGTAAGTAGTTTATTTTAAAGTTTATGTATTTCCAGATAGGAAACTCTATTCCTACATCTGTTTGCCATCTATAATTATCACTTTCTTCTAAAGAAGGTTGATAATAATTTTCATGAGTTACAATCATTTTATTTTTAAATATGGAATGGCTGCCACTTACCCAAAAAGTTGCTCTTACCGTATTTATTACTTTATTTCCATTAAAAGCTACTCTATTAAAGTTTGCTCTTCCAAAAACTGTTTTTTCGTATTCGCTCGATACAGAAAATTTAAGCCAATCCTTTTTTTCTTTTATAATTTGATAGGTAACTCCAGCACCTAACAGATAACGCAAATCGATTTCTCGTCGAAAGTTTGTACTAATAAATGCCAACAAAAAAGGGTGTATTTTTTTATCTTGATGTAAATATAAAAAATTGAGACTTAAAATATCTTCATCTGCTTTTTCCTTACCAAACTCTTGATATACGTATGAATTGATTGTTTTAAATGTAAGCTCCTTTAGAGGCTTAAAACTAAAGTTAGACTTTGCTCTAAAAATAATGGTTTCCACATTGCCAGTTTGCCAAAAACCAGTTATAGACAAATCTGCTTTTAAGTTTAAGGAATCCTTTTCTTTTATTTGTGCACATAAAGTCGATGAAAAAAACAAAATAAAATAGCATAAAAGTTTCATGATTTATTTTTATAAGAGCAAAGATAAAATTCGAGCAGTAACCTGTATAAAAATTTTATAATTTAATTTTAAAATAAATGAAAAAGGTATAAAGTCTTAACATATTTTATGAATAAAAAGCCAGTGAATATATCACCGGCTTTCTTATATAAATTTCTAAAAGAAATTACTTATTCAAATACATTTTACGTCTTGCATATAAATCGTAAAACTGATCATCTTTTAAACTATCGATAAATAAAATGCTTTCTACAGTCGATTTCATTTCTGGTCCTAGTTTCTTATTTACATTCGGGAACTTGTTAAATGAGAGAATCATATTACATTCATACTCCTTCATTATTTTTAGATCTTGAATCAATTGAAAAAATCAATTTAGTATATTTGCATTATGAGTACAAAAGAAGACTTAAAAAAATATATTTCTAATCTCAAAGAAAAACTAAAGGAAGAACTTCCAAGAATTTCTGAAGAGATTCGAATTTATGAAGAAAAATTAAATAAAGGAGAATTAACTCCAAACCCTACACCTGGTCCACAATTTAATGGATAAACCAAAATTACTAATAATTGCAGGTTGTAATGGTTCTGGAAAATCTTCTTTCTCTAGGCACTTTCAGAATTAAATAAACACTTGTTTATCAGTTAAATAAGTTGTATTTTAGATAAACCAAACCCCGTAAATAGGCAAAAAGCCTAAAAAACGGGGTTTTTCTTTTTTACAAATATGAAAATACGAAGAATTTCTGACTTCCAGTACTCTTTTTCTTTTTTATCCTCTACAGAGGAATTAGAAAAATTCAAAGCACGTTTTTTAATGTCTGATTTAGGTAAAATTTACAGTGCAATTCCTTGGAAAAATTTAGTCAAATCATTTAAAATTACAGAAGCTATCAAAGGACCAGACTGTATTTTTAGCCCTCAAGGAAAATTAGGTTTAATGTTTTTAAAACATTATGCTTGTTGTTCTGATAAGCGTTTGATTGAGCAGTTGAATTCCAATTATAATTATCAGTTTTTTTGTGGTATTTATTTAGGATTTGATACCCTTGAAAACTATAAAATAGTGAGTCAAATACGTTGCGAATTAGCTGCTGATTTAAACATTAGTTCAACAGAAAAAATACTATTTAATTATTGGAGTAAATATATTGATGAACAAGAAAAAGCAACAACAGATGCCACTTGTTATGAGAGTGAAGTTCGCTATCCAACAGATCAAAAACTATTGAAAGAATCTGTTGACTGGTGCTATAAACAAATGAAGATAATTTGTAAATCTTTAGGTGTAAAACTTCCTAGAACCAAATACTTGAAATGGTCAAAAAGATATGTTGGTTATAGTAAAATGCGAAGAAAAACAACAAAGAAAAGAACCTCCATAACAAGAGCTTTTTTAAAACTATTACGCAAATTATTAGCGGAGATTAAAACTCTTGAAAAACAACATTATTTTACAATGCCAAATCGTTTTTATAAAACACTAAATACAGTAAAAAAAATATTCTCACAACAGTATTTACTGTTTGAGAAAGGAGAAAAACCAAAGAATAGAATCGTAAGCATAAGCAAAGATTACTTACGTCCAATAGTGAGAGGAAAAGAGATAAAAAAAGTAGAATTTGGGGCAAAAGTAAACAAACTTCAAATTGATGGAATTAACTTTATACAGAAAATAAGTTTTGATAACTTTAATGAAGGGACACAATTTAAAAATACAGTTTATAAGGCACAAGGATTAACCAATAGGAAAATTAAAATACTTGGTGCAGATGCTATTTATGCAACGAATAAGAACAGAGTTTTTGCAACTTCAAACCATATACAAACAGACTTCAAACCTAAAGGAAGACCTTCAAAGCATCATAAAGAGCAAAAAAAGCTCAAAAAAATGATTACCAAAGAAAGAGCTTCTAGATTAGAGGGGGGTTTTGGTAAAGAAAAGGAACATTATCATCTAAAAAAGATAAAAGCGAAAACCAAACCAACAGAAATACTTTGGATATTCTTTGGTATTCATACTGCAAATTGCCTTGAAATTGGCAGAAGAATGCAAAATCAAATTTTACAAAAAGTAGCCTAAATTTTTAAAATAAAAATTAAAAACACAGGATAACTATGCAATAAGGTTACTGCGAAACATAAAAAAGGTATATAAATTAAAAAAGTGATAGAAAATTATAATTTTCTATCACTTTTTTAAAATAATTTTCAAAAAATTAAACTACTTCTGAAAGTGCCTCTCTAATGCTTTTACTGAAAAAAGCTTTCTCCCTTATGATTATGACAAGGTTTTAATCTTTAATCTCTTCTGACTTTAGAGAGCAAATGGCTCATAATTTAGCCAAATCTGACTTAGAAAATAAAATTAAAAATGCTATTGAAAACAAATTAGACTTTTGTTATGAAACCAATTTTAACTCAACTCCATTATATTGGCCCAAAATATTTAAAGTTGCTAATTATAGAATTGAAATTGTTTTCTTTTGTTTAGATTCAATTAAAAAAGCTAAAGAAAGAGTGCGAATTCGTTTTGAAAACGGAGGCCACTTTGTTCCTGACAATGAAGTAGAAATAAGGTATAAATTAGGTTTTGAAAATCTAAACAAATACTGGAAATATTTTGATTCAATTAATTTATTTGAAACTAGCACTTATAATTCAACTCCCGATCATTTTTTAACTATTGAAGAAAATAAATTGATTTTATTTAATTATTTTCCACAATATCTTGAAAAATTAATTCCAAATTTTAAGGAAATTTTATAATTCTTTCAAAAAAAGCCTCCAATTCTCTTTAGAGTTGAAGGCTTTTAAAATATCAAAAAAATAAATCTTACTTATTCAAATACATTTTACGTCTTGCATATAAATCGTAAAACTGATCATCTTTTAAACTATCGATAAATAAAATGCTTTCTCCAGTCGATTTCATTTCAGGTCCTAGTTTCTTATTTACATTCGGGAACTTGTTAAATGAGAAAACTGGTTGCTTAATTGCAAATCCTTCTAATTGCGGATTAAAATCAAAATCCGTTACTTTATTATGACCTAACATTACTTTTGTTGCATAATTAACATACGGTTCTTTATACGCTTTTGCAATAAAAGGCACAGTTCTAGAAGCTCTTGGGTTGGCTTCAATAATATAAACGATATCATCTTTAATAGCAAACTGAACATTTATCAATCCAACCGTTTTTAATTCTCTTGCAATGGTATGTGTATGATCTTTAATTTGTTGCATTACAAATTCACCTAAATTAAAAGCGGGTAAAGTTGCATTAGAATCTCCTGAATGAATTCCACATGGCTCTATATGCTCCATAATTCCTATGATATACACATTTCCATCAGCATCACAAATAGCATCTGCTTCTGCTTCAATTGCGCCATCTAAATAATGATCTAACAACAATTTATTACCTGGCATTCTGCCTAATAAGTCAACCACATGCTCAACTAATTCTTCCTTGTTGATGACAATTTTCATTCCTTGGCCACCCAAAACATAACTTGGTCTTACCAAAATTGGGAAGTTTAATTCGTCTGCCAATTGCAAAGCTTCATCTGCAGTTTCTGCAATTCCGAATTCTGGATAAGGAATGTTATTATCTTTTAACATCGATGAAAAACGACCTCTATCTTCTGCAATATCTAAAGCTTCAAAAGAAGTTCCAATAATTTTAATTCCGTATTTGGTTAACTTTTCTGCTAACTTTAAAGCAGTTTGTCCACCTAATTGTACAATAACTCCTTCTGGTTTTTCGTGACGAATAATGTCATAAATATGTTCCCAAAAAACTGGCTCGAAATATAATTTATCAGCAGTATCAAAATCTGTAGAAACCGTTTCTGGATTACAGTTAATCATAATCGTTTCATAACCACATTCAGCAGCTGCTAAAACTCCATGCACACAGCAGTAATCGAACTCAATTCCTTGCCCAATTCTGTTTGGTCCAGAACCTAAAACGATTATTTTCTTTTTATCAGTTACAACACTTTCGTTTGCAATGATAATTTCACCATCTGCAGTTTCAATTTCATTCTCAAAAGTTGAATAATAATAAGGCGTTTTTGCTTTGAATTCAGCAGCACAGGTATCCACTAACTTAAAAACACGTTGTACTTTTAACTCTTCTCTTTTAGTATATACTTGACTTTCCAAACAACCCAACATGTGTGCTATTTGTCTGTCTCCATATCCTTTTTGCTTTGCCTCTAACAATAAATCTCTTTGAAGTGTATCAATTGTATACGTAGAAATTTCTTTTTGTAATTGGAATAACTCTTCATATTGCTTTAAGTACCACATATCTATTTTTGTGATATCATAAATCTGGCTCAAAGGAATTCCCATGGCAATTGCATCGTAAATAGCAAAAACACGATCCCAACTTGCGTTGGTTAATTTTTCTATAATCTGATTATAATTTGTATATCCTTTTCCATCTGCACCTAAACCATTTCTTTTAATTTCTAAAGATTGTGTGGCTTTGTGCAAAGCTTCTTGAAAAGAACGCCCAATTCCCATTACTTCTCCAACTGCTTTCATTTGTAACCCTAAAGTTCTGTCTGAACCTTCGAATTTATCAAAATTCCAACGTGGTATTTTTACAATAACATAATCTAAAGTTGGCTCAAATAAAGCTGATGTAGATTTTGTAATTCCGTTTTCTAATTCATCTAATGTATACCCAATCGCTAATTTTGTAGCTACTTTTGCAATAGGATATCCTGTTGCTTTAGAAGCTAAAGCTGATGATCTTGAAACTCTTGGATTAATTTCAATAGCAATAATATCTTCTTTTTCATCTGGAGAAACTGCAAATTGCACATTACAACCACCTTCAAAATCTCCAATAGAACGCATCATGTGAATTGCCATATCACGCATTTTTTGGTAGGTTTTATCAGACAATGTCATAGCTGGAGCTACTGTAATAGAATCTCCTGTATGAATACCCATTGGATCCATATTTTCGATAGAACAAATAATAACAACGTTGTCATTTTTATCACGCAACAACTCTAATTCATATTCTTTCCAACCCATCATGGCTTTGTCAATCATCACCTCGTGAATAGGTGATGCTTCTAAACCTCTGCTTAACAATTCGTCAAAATCTTCTGTTTTGTAAACGATAGATGCTCCTGCTCCACCTAATGTATATGAAGAACGGATTACTAATGGAAAACCAAATTGTTGTGCAATTTCTTTTCCTTTTAAGAATGATGTTGCAGTTGCTTGAGGCGCCATTGGCACACCAATTTTCAACATTAGTTCTCTAAACTGTTCTCTATCTTCTGTAACATTAATCGCATCAATATCAACACCAATTAATTTTACATCAAAATCTTTCCAGATTCCTTTATCATCTGCTTCAATACATAAATTTAAAGCTGTTTGCCCACCCATTGTTGGCAAGACTGCATCAATTTGTGGATGCTCTTTTAAAATTTGAATGATTGATTTAGTAGTTAAAGGCAACAAATAAATATGATCAGCCATGGAAGGATCTGTCATAATAGTTGCTGGGTTAGAATTGATTAAGATTGTTTCTATTCCATCTTCTCTTAAAGAACGTAAAGATTGTGAACCAGAATAATCAAATTCACAAGCTTGCCCAATAACAATAGGTCCAGATCCGATAATTAAAATTGATTTAAGGTCTTTTCTTTTTGGCATTGTAAGTTATTGTTTTTATTTGTTTTACAAAAATAGTTACTGATTGGGTATAAAAAAAGGTGTTACTTAAAAAAGTAACACCTTATATATTAACAATTGTTAATCATTTTATTTTTTATGTCTAGTTTCAGATGAAACAGAAATTTTCTTTCTTCCTTTTGCTCTTCTACGAGCTAATACTTTTCTACCATTAGCAGAAGCCATTCTTTCCATGAAACCATGTTTGTTTCTTCTCTTTCTCTTTGATGGTTGGTACGTTCTTTTCGGCATTGTATGTATTTTTAAAAATCTTCTTAATAATTATAGTTTTGCTTTATAGAATTACCTCATTAAAAGCGTGTGCAAATATACAACTGTTTTTATTTTAGACAAATAGTATTTTAAAAAAAATTAAAATATTTTTATTTTATCTTTTTTAAAAGTTTTTTCATGGCTTTTTCCCCCAAACTAAAAGAGTTTTTATGTACAGGAATAGTTCCTATAACTGGTCCTTGATGGTCTATAGCCTCTTCAAAATGATATTTAGAATCGTTAACAATAGCTGTACAACTCACTTCTATAACTACTTCAAAAGTATCTTAATCTATAATTTTAATGCTAGCAATAGCATTTTATAAAGCAGAAATTAAACGTGCATTGATTTTTCTACACTTGCTTCATTTTGCCCTTTGATCAAAAAGGATAATAACAAGAAATTTATTAGGAGGATTTTTTTCAAAACTTATTTTGTGTTTTTTTAAACTTTACTACTCTATGTCCAATTCTTTCTTTAAATCAGCTAAACTAACTCTATTTCCATTGTCTGTTAATTTATGCATTTGGATAGAAAGCATATCTTGTAAGTCTTCTACTTCTTTTAAATTTAATTCTGCCAAAATACCTTTTAGAGCATCCAAAATTCCATTTTTCACTTTAATTGTTTCCATAATTAATAAATATCTTTTCTATGATTAACGTCTATAATTAAAATAATAAACTCAGTATTCTGTAATTCATAAATTATTCTGTAGTTTGCTACTCTTAATCTAAAGTAATTGCTCCCTTTTAAAGGTTTAATATTACTTGACTCTTTTGGATTCAAAGCTAATTCTTCTAATTTAGATATGATAAGAGTTGGATATTTCTTATCAATCTTTTTAAGGTTTTTTTACAGCTTTAGTAGTAAACTCTAATTGAAACATACATTATAAATCTATACAAATATACAGAATAAAACTATTTATAATTATTCCACTTTTTTATTTGTGATGTTCATAAACGTTAGTACTTTTGCCCAAACCTAAAGTAACCATGCACAATACTAAATACGTTTTTGTAACAGGAGGCGTAACTTCATCACTTGGAAAAGGAATTATAGCAGCATCTTTAGCAAAATTATTGCAAGAAAGAGGCTTTTCTGTCACCATTCAAAAATTAGATCCATACATTAATATAGATCCAGGTACACTAAATCCTTACGAACATGGAGAATGTTATGTAACTGATGATGGTGCAGAAACCGATTTAGATTTAGGGCATTATGAGCGTTTTTTAAACATTCCTACAAGCCAAGCTAACAATGTCACTACTGGTAGAATTTATCAATCAGTTATTGATAAAGAAAGAAAAGGAGAGTTTTTAGGAAAAACGGTGCAGGTAATTCCGCATATTACTGATGAAATAAAACACAGAATTCAAATTTTAGGAGAAACTGGCGATTATGATATTGTAATTACAGAAATTGGTGGCACTGTTGGTGACATTGAATCTTTGCCTTACATAGAATCTGTTCGTCAAATGCTTTGGGAAAAAGGCGAAGAAAATGCCATTGTTATTCATTTAACCTTAGTGCCTTTTTTAGCTGCTGCAGGCGAGTTGAAAACAAAACCTACTCAGCACTCTGTAAAAATGTTGATGCAAAGTGGCGTAAGTCCAGATATTTTGGTCTGTAGAACTGAGCACGAAATTTCTGATGACATCAAAAGAAAACTAGCCTTATTTTGTAATGTAAAGCAAGAAGATGTTATTCAATCTATTGATGCAGAAACTATTTATGATGTGCCTAACTTAATGTTAGCACAAAATTTAGATACGGTTGTTTTAAATAAATTAAAACTTTCTTCTAAAGGCGAACCTGAATTAAAAGTTTGGAATAACTTTTTAAGAAAGCATAAAAACCCAACATCCGAAGTTGAAATTGGATTGATTGGAAAATATATTGAATTGCAAGATTCTTATAAATCGATTACAGAAGCTTTTATTCATGCTGGTTCATCACATGAAACAAAAGTAAAAGTACGTTGGATTCATTCTGAAAGCTTATCACCTAAAACTGTAGAAAAAAAACTAGAAGGTTTAAACGGAATTTTAGTGGCTCCTGGTTTTGGAGATCGTGGAATTGAAGGAAAAATAAAAGCTGTAAAATATGCACGTGAAAACAATATTCCTTTCTTCGGAATTTGTTTAGGAATGCAAATGGCTGTGATTGAATTTGCCAGAAATGTGTTGAACTTAGAAAACGCAAGTTCTAGTGAAATGAACAAAAGCACGAAACATCCTGTTATTAATTTAATGGAAAGCCAAGAAAATGTAACTAACAAAGGTGGCACAATGCGTTTAGGTGCATGGGATTGTCAACTGACACACAACTCTAAAGTTTACAAAGCTTATAAATCTGAATTGATCAGCGAAAGACACAGACATCGTTATGAGTTTAACAACGACTATTTAACTCAAATGGAAGAAGCTGGTTTAAAAGCAACAGGAATCAACCCAAAAACTGGTTTGGTAGAAGTTGTGGAATTAGAAAATCATCCTTGGTTTGTGGGAGTTCAATATCATCCTGAATATAAAAGTACGGTTTTAAAACCTCATCCTTTATTCGTCGATTTTATAAAAGCAGCTTTGAAACAGTCTAAGAAGTAGTTCAGAGTTTAGAGTTTAGAGTTCAGAGTTCAGAGTTCAGAGTTTTATAATGGAAATGAAATAAAGAAATATTTACGCTTACTTTGAAATAATAAATTAAAAGATGCTGAAACGAGTTCAGCATGTAAAAACGGAACACAATTTGAACTATTAGAGATTCAACAATAACCGTAGAAAAATCAATTAAAATATAGTAGATTTTGCTACATTTGTCGCCTTTTTAACAAAAGATTTTCTGGCGTTAATGACAAACTGACATTTAATTTTACACATGGAACAAAAAAAATTCGATTATAATTCTTTTATTGGAATGATTCTTCTTGCAGGAATCGCATTATGGTATTTTAACACAAATCCGCCAACAGATATTCAAGAAAAAGAATCTTTAGAAGTTGTAGAAACTCCTACTGAACAAGACACTAACACAATAGATGTTGCTCCTTATTTTGAAAACGATTCAATTAAACAAATTGCACTTCAAAATCAATTAGGTGCTTTTGCACAAAGTGCAATGACAGGTGCAGAAGGTACCTCTGTTATAGAGAATAACCTAGTAAAATTAACTATTGCCAACAAAGGTGGACAGATTGTAAAAGCGTTAATCAAAAATTACAAAACCTACGATTCGCTTCCTTTATATATGATTAAAGACAATAATGCGTCTTTCAACATCAATTTTGGAACTACAGACAATCGCATTTTAAATACAAAAGATTTATTTTTTGAGCCGAACTTAACTAAAAATGGAGAAAACACTGTTTTGTCTATGAAGTTAAAAGTTTCTGATACTCAATTTTTAGAGTACAGATATGAAATTAAACCGAAAAAATATTTGGTTGATTTTTCTGTTCGTTCACAAGGTTTAAGCAACGTCATCAACGCTTCTAACCCAATTAATTTAGATTGGTCTTTAAAAGGATACAGACATGAAAAAAGCATCAAAACTGAAAATAGTATGTATTCTTACTACTACTATAAAACTGAAGATGATGTAGATTATTTAAATGCTGGCAATACAGAAGTTATAAATGATGTTGATTGGGTTGCTTACAAACAACACTTTTTTACCAGTAACCTATTAACAGATACACCTTTTGATAACGCAACTATAACCTCTACAGATTTAGTTGAAAACGAAGATATTGATACTGTTTTTACCAAAAAATACGAACTTAAAACACCTTTAGCCTTAACTGCTGGTGAATTAAATTATAACATGAAGTGGTTTTATGGCCCAAGTGATTATAACTTACTAAGCAGCGAACAATATGAAGGAACAGATTTAGATGAAATTGCAGATTTAGGTTGGGGAATTTTTGGTTTCTTAAACAGAACTATTTTTTATCCTGTATTTAATTTCTTACAAGGCTTTTTAGGTAATTATGGTTTAATCATCATTTTAATGACGATTGTTGTTAGAATTATCATGTCGCCTTTAGTATATAAATCGTATTTATCGAGTGCAAAAATGAAGGTAATCAGACCTGAATTAACTGCCTTGAATGAGAAATATCCTGGAAAAGAAAACGCTATGAAGCGTCAGCAAGAAACCATGGCCATTCAGCGAAAAGCTGGAGTTAGTATGCTTTCTGGTTGTATTCCTGCTTTATTACAAATGCCAGTATTCTTTGCATTGTTTAAGTTTTTTCCAACAAATTTAGCGTTAAGACAAGAAAGCTTTTTATGGGCACCAGATTTATCTTCTTACGATACTATTTTTAACTTGCCATTTGCGATTCCTTTTTACGGAGATCACGTAAGTTTATTCCCAATATTGGCTTCTGTAGCTATTTTCTTTTACATGAAAATGAACCAAAGTCAACAAGCAAATATGCAAGCACCAACACAAGAAGGGATGCCAGATATGAGCAAAATGATGAAGTATATGATTTACTTCTCTCCTATTATGATGTTGTTTTTCTTTAACAACTACGCAAGTTCATTAAGTTTGTATTACTTTATTTCTAACTTATTAACCATTACAATTATGTTGGTAATTAAGAACTATGTAATTGATGAAGATAAAATTCATGCACAAATTGAGGAAAACAAAAAACGTCCTGAAAAAGCGAAGAGTAAATTCCGTCAAAGAATTGATGCTGCTATGAAACAAGCACAAGAGCAACAAGCACAACAAAAAAAGAAATAAAAGGTAATACCTTTATATAATTTAAAAACCCAAAACTTAATTGTTTTGGGTTTTGTTTTTAAAAATGGGTATCTATATGAATCTTTTTTTATTAAAATATACTGCTATAAATAAATTATCTTTACAGAGTAACATAAAAGTATGATGTCCTGTTAAATTTACGGGATATGAGTATTAAAAGTTGCTATATAACGAGTTTAGGCCTAATTACGATGAAAAAGGAAGAAATAGAAACACACTTGAAAAGGAGACCTGCAGTTCACGAATTAGTAATTGGAGCTTTTATTCAAGAGCCTCTATTCTATTCAGATAACATATTTGCAGTTCCTTTAAAAGCCATAGGCTATGAAATGTTTGCTAGATATTTAGTCAAATATTCAATTGAAATTGGAAAAGCGAATGTTGATAAAAATGGAATTACAAGTTTGATTAATCAGGGAATTAATTCATTACCTGTAATTGCAATAATTTGTTTTCTTGACAAAGATGATTCTCCAGAAAATTTAGAACTAAATGCAATAGATGACTTATTAAGAGCTAAAGAAGCTTTAAGTTGGTCTTCAGGAGAAAGAATGGATACTTTTGGATATTTGATTCTTGACAGTAAAAATAGTTTTTTTAGATTGACACCTCCCAATTCAAGAAAGAGAACAAGACTTGGGTTTGGAAATACAGGAAGTGACTATTTAAAACAAATTCAAAAAATCATTGAAACCTCAAAAAATGATGAACATTTTTCCTACGCTTTATCAATATTCAAAGATGCCAATTTTGAATCTAATCAAAAGTTTAAAATTGCAAGATATTTTAATTGCTTAGAATGTTTAGCTTCAAATTTAAAAAAATCAATTGGTTCGAGAAAAGCAGTTAAAATTTTATTAGGATTGGAAAATGGTGCAATTTCAGAAATAAATATAAATGGTAAAAAATACAGATATGATGTAATAGAGATTTCAGGTCGTATTAGAGATAAATTATTTCACGGAAAACAATTCGTTAAAAAAGATTTAAATACAAAATCAAGAGATGCATTTGAACTTTATGATAATCATCCTGAGAAAATTGCTGAATCTATCCAAGGTTATTGTGAGATTGAAATAGCAAAATGGGCAAATGGAGCATCGAATGGAATAAAAAATAACTATGCACAACATCCGAATATAACAAATAGAATTACAAACATTAACTTATAAAAACATTAAAGCTAAAAATCAATAAAAAAGATTAACCCAGATTGAAAACTTTATACCAATTATTAAAAAAATTGAAAATTTAGTAAAGTAAAACAAAATATATAATTTATTTCTAATCCTAGCTTACTTACAAATATTAAAGTCAACTCACACAACCACTTTAGACC
The DNA window shown above is from Polaribacter sp. Hel_I_88 and carries:
- a CDS encoding CTP synthase, translated to MHNTKYVFVTGGVTSSLGKGIIAASLAKLLQERGFSVTIQKLDPYINIDPGTLNPYEHGECYVTDDGAETDLDLGHYERFLNIPTSQANNVTTGRIYQSVIDKERKGEFLGKTVQVIPHITDEIKHRIQILGETGDYDIVITEIGGTVGDIESLPYIESVRQMLWEKGEENAIVIHLTLVPFLAAAGELKTKPTQHSVKMLMQSGVSPDILVCRTEHEISDDIKRKLALFCNVKQEDVIQSIDAETIYDVPNLMLAQNLDTVVLNKLKLSSKGEPELKVWNNFLRKHKNPTSEVEIGLIGKYIELQDSYKSITEAFIHAGSSHETKVKVRWIHSESLSPKTVEKKLEGLNGILVAPGFGDRGIEGKIKAVKYARENNIPFFGICLGMQMAVIEFARNVLNLENASSSEMNKSTKHPVINLMESQENVTNKGGTMRLGAWDCQLTHNSKVYKAYKSELISERHRHRYEFNNDYLTQMEEAGLKATGINPKTGLVEVVELENHPWFVGVQYHPEYKSTVLKPHPLFVDFIKAALKQSKK
- the yidC gene encoding membrane protein insertase YidC, producing the protein MEQKKFDYNSFIGMILLAGIALWYFNTNPPTDIQEKESLEVVETPTEQDTNTIDVAPYFENDSIKQIALQNQLGAFAQSAMTGAEGTSVIENNLVKLTIANKGGQIVKALIKNYKTYDSLPLYMIKDNNASFNINFGTTDNRILNTKDLFFEPNLTKNGENTVLSMKLKVSDTQFLEYRYEIKPKKYLVDFSVRSQGLSNVINASNPINLDWSLKGYRHEKSIKTENSMYSYYYYKTEDDVDYLNAGNTEVINDVDWVAYKQHFFTSNLLTDTPFDNATITSTDLVENEDIDTVFTKKYELKTPLALTAGELNYNMKWFYGPSDYNLLSSEQYEGTDLDEIADLGWGIFGFLNRTIFYPVFNFLQGFLGNYGLIIILMTIVVRIIMSPLVYKSYLSSAKMKVIRPELTALNEKYPGKENAMKRQQETMAIQRKAGVSMLSGCIPALLQMPVFFALFKFFPTNLALRQESFLWAPDLSSYDTIFNLPFAIPFYGDHVSLFPILASVAIFFYMKMNQSQQANMQAPTQEGMPDMSKMMKYMIYFSPIMMLFFFNNYASSLSLYYFISNLLTITIMLVIKNYVIDEDKIHAQIEENKKRPEKAKSKFRQRIDAAMKQAQEQQAQQKKK